The following are encoded together in the Glycine soja cultivar W05 chromosome 5, ASM419377v2, whole genome shotgun sequence genome:
- the LOC114411138 gene encoding uncharacterized protein LOC114411138, whose product MLLELLSDALPEENTLPKSFYDTKKIISGLGLSYEKVHVCPNECILYRKDLADAEICPKCNLSRWKYNSDDVECRKKIPAKILRWFPLIPRLQRLFVSPKTACSMIWHEVGRTKDGLLRHPADSFAWKDFDCQYPDFACDARNVRLGLATDGFNPFKTMAISHSTWPVILIPYNLPPWMCMKQPNFILSLLIPGPKGPGMNLDVYMQTLVEELKELWEIGVKTFDACKKESFQMRAAIMWTINDFPAYANLSGWSTRGQYACPCCGFEIGSKWLRYGRKFCYMCHRRWLEPDHKWRYNKRDFDGTQEFRAPPDLPSGAFSLRQMEYHGVGDWSPWKKRSILFTLPYWQHSVLRHNLDVMHIEKNVCDNIIGMLLQLEGKSKDNDKARYDLVDMNIRSQLHPKMHPSKGKQYFPRACYQMTSKEKETFLEVLKTIKAPDEYLSNISRCVQVKEHKISGLKSYDCHLLMQEFLPIAMKGCLPDKVSLAISDLCCFFKELCGKVLNESNLEHLEHQVALTLCQLEQIFPPSFFTVMVHLVIHLAHEARVGGPVHYRWMYPIERFLLTLKSFVRNRAHPEGSIAEGYLAHECLIFCSRYLSRVETHFNQFARNDDSCFVENVSVLNPRGRPLGRKKQVGFNVKKRKRASRISLDKKALVQAHRYVLFNSNNVDHFRKAHTDLIKRQNRRLSPYEVDKIHSKEFPDWFRERVARLEEQDSTLVTNDIKWLARGPLEIVRRYSGYIVNGVRFHTKTRERCLKTQNSGIVVTVKTLSYASSRDKNPKEGEIHYYGALTDIIQLDYSGKYKAILFKCDWVDINRGCKIDNFGMTLVNFNYLQHTGNDICDDPFVFASQAKKVFYVENKTQNGWLVVVHAKIRDVYDMGDEQSNGTDQGNEQVLQEINHNDLIRPEADDSDDIIEVTIPMENILPHNKDDNYIDDDESDADFF is encoded by the exons ATGTTGTTAGAGTTGTTAAGTGATGCATTACCAGAGGAAAATACTTTGCCCAAATCATTTTATGATACAAAGAAGATTATTTCAGGGTTGGGTCTATCTTATGAAAAAGTTCATGTTTGTCCCAATGAATGTATATTGTATAGGAAGGATTTGGCTGATGCTGAAATTTGCCCTAAATGCAATTTGTCAAGATGGAAATATAACTCAGATGATGTTGAATGTAGAAAAAAGATACCAGCAAAGATTCTTCGTTGGTTCCCTCTTATACCTAGATTGCAAAGACTTTTTGTATCACCAAAAACAGCTTGTTCTATGATATGGCATGAGGTTGGTCGAACTAAAGATGGACTCTTGAGGCATCCagctgattcatttgcttggaagGATTTTGATTGTCAGTATCCTGATTTTGCTTGTGACGCTCGTAATGTTCGACTAGGTTTGGCTACTGATGGCTTTAATCCTTTCAAAACTATGGCAATTTCCCATAGCACTTGGCCTGTTATCTTGATTCCGTACAATCTTCCTCCATGGATGTGTATGAAGCAACctaattttatactttcattGCTTATTCCTGGTCCAAAAGGTCCAGGTATGAACCTTGATGTTTATATGCAGACTCTTGTGGAAGAATTAAAGGAATTATGGGAAATTGGGGTAAAAACATTTGATGCATGTAAAAAAGAGTCATTCCAAATGCGTGCTGCAATTATGTGGACTATTAATGATTTTCCTGCTTATGCAAATTTGTCTGGTTGGAGCACTAGAGGCCAATATGCTTGTCCATGTTGTGGTTTTGAGATTGGCTCAAAGTGGTTGCGTTATGGTAGAAAGTTTTGCTATATGTGTCATCGTCGTTGGTTAGAGCCCGATCATAAGTGGAGATACAATAAAAGAGATTTTGATGGAACCCAGGAGTTTAGAGCTCCACCTGATCTACCTAGTGGAGCTTTTTCTTTGAGACAGATGGAATATCATGGAGTTGGGGATTGGTCACCATGGAAAAAGAGAAGTATTTTGTTCACATTGCCTTATTGGCAACATAGTGTGCTCCGTCATAATCTTGATGTTATGCACATAGAAAAGAATGTGTGTGATAACATTATTGGGATGTTGTTACAATTAGAAGGTAAGTCAAAGGACAATGATAAGGCACGCTATGATCTTGTTGATATGAATATTAGAAGCCAATTACATCCAAAGATGCACCCAAGTAAAGGCAAACAATATTTTCCTAGAGCTTGTTACCAAATGACttcaaaagagaaagaaacattTTTGGAAGTTCTCAAAACAATAAAAGCTCCTGATGAATATTTGTCTAATATTTCAAGATGTGTGCAAGTGAAGGAACACAAAATATCCGGTCTCAAAAGTTATGATTGTCATCTTTTAATGCAAGAGTTTCTTCCTATAGCTATGAAAGGTTGTTTGCCAGACAAAGTGAGTTTAGCTATATCCGATCTTTGTTGTTTCTTCAAGGAGTTGTGTGGCAAGGTGCTTAATGAGAGTAATTTAGAGCACCTAGAGCATCAAGTAGCTCTAACATTATGCCAATTAGAACAGATTTTTCCTCCATCTTTTTTCACCGTAATGGTACATTTGGTAATCCATTTGGCACATGAAGCAAGAGTTGGAGGTCCTGTACATTACCGATGGATGTATCCTATTGAAAG gttCCTTTTGACTCTAAAGTCATTTGTTCGTAATCGAGCACATCCAGAAGGATCTATTGCAGAAGGATATTTAGCTCATGAATGCTTGATATTTTGTTCAAGATATCTATCTAGGGTGGAGActcattttaatcaatttgctcgaaatgatgactcatgttttGTGGAAAATGTAAGTGTTTTAAATCCTAGAGGTAGACCATTGGGGAGAAAGAAGCAAGTTGGATTCAAtgtgaagaagagaaaaagagctTCTCGGATTTCTCTTGATAAGAAAGCATTGGTTCAAGCACATAGATATGTGCTTTTCAATAGCAACAATGTTGACCACTTTCGAaa AGCCCATACTGATCTTATCAAGAGACAAAATCGCCGATTATCTCCATATGAAGTTGACAAAATTCATAGTAAAGAATTTCCAGATTGGTTCCGTGAAAGA GTTGCTCGATTGGAAGAGCAAGACAGCACTCTAGTGACAAATGATATCAAGTGGTTAGCTCGTGGTCCACTAGAAATAGTGAGAAGATATAGCGGGTACATTGTTAATGGAGTTAGATTTCATACAAAGACACGTGAAAGGTGCTTGAAGACTCAAAACAGTGGCATTGTTGTAACTGTTAAGACATTAAGTTATGCCAGTTCAAGAGATAAAAACCCAAAGGAGGGAGAAATCCACTACTATGGTGCACTAACAGATATAATTCAATTGGATTATTCTGGAAAATATAAGGCTATACTTTTCAAGTGTGATTGGGTTGATATAAACAGGGGTTGCAAAATTGATAACTTCGGTAtgacattagtgaatttcaattatttgCAACATACAGGGAATGATATATGTGACGATCCATTTGTTTTTGCATCTCAAGCTAAGAAAGTATTTTATGTGGAGAATAAAACACAAAATGGTTGGCTTGTTGTTGTGCATGCTAAAATCAGAGATGTATATGATATGGGTGATGAGCAATCCAATGGCACGGATCAAGGGAATGAACAAGTCTTACAAGAGATAAATCATAATGATTTGATCAGACCAGAAGCCGATGATAGTGATGATATCATTGAAGTTACAATACCTATGGAGAACATTTTACCACATAACAAGGATGATAATTATATAGATGATGATGAGAGCGATGCAGActtcttttga
- the LOC114411139 gene encoding uncharacterized protein LOC114411139: protein MGKRRKLNIIQNDGQSQAKEQSIESSTEVNQNNNSILEENAQFEEEQHIQEDSHVQSHTSLESASESSTKDKKRTRGYTHMLDVWDLPDGEFILVEVDHWGNPMGWEGKTLLNAIGSLVRRHQCAPINFLSWKDMPKDYITDMVELIQSKFRFVPELTEQTKKILIDDMSLKWRQFKYELKSKGYDESKTKEEMIAHIPDPRVDPSQYRDLVHYWCSEKGQKISNINKRSRSKYEDLHCMGTNNLPRRIHEMTTKAKGVQPSRAEIYIDTRTRKDGSIITEKTTIVIDELKKKMVEAESSQNLESTQDSTDWTNDIYSKVKGPEKRGRVRCLGKLPHQASSSQSSYTNNRIQKLENLLGNLVAVLKVRFAEDPQINQVLEDIDQEV from the exons ATGGGAAAGCGCAGAAAGTTGAATATCATTCAGAATGATGGTCAATCACAAGCAAAAGAGCAATCAATTGAAAGCTCTACTGAAGTGaaccaaaataacaactctatacTTGAAGAAAATGCACAATTTGAAGAAG AACAACACATACAAGAAGATAGTCATGTTCAGTCTCATACTTCTCTTGAAAGTGCAAGTGAAAGTTCAACTAAAG ATAAAAAGAGAACTAGAGGTTATACACATATGCTAGATGTGTGGGACTTGCCAGATGGAGAATTCATACTTGTTGAAGTAGATCATTGGGGCAATCCTATGGGTTGGGAAGGGAAAACTCTACTGAATGCAATTGGGAGCTTGGTAAGGAGACACCAATGTGCTCCTATCAATTTTCTTAGCTGGAAAGACATGCCTAAGGACTATATTACTGACATGGTTGAATTAATTCAG AGTAAGTTTCGATTTGTTCCTGAATTAACTgaacaaacaaagaaaatattgattgatGACATGAGTCTGAAATGGAGGCAATTTAAATATGAACTGAAATCAAAAGGATATGATGAGAGCAAAACTAAGGAGGAAATGATTGCTCACATCCCAGATCCAAGGGTTGATCCTTCTCAATATCGTGATTTAGTACATTATTGGTGTTCTGAGAAAGGACAG AAAATAAGCAACATCAACAAAAGGAGCCGCTCAAAATATGAGGACTTGCATTGCATGGGAACCAATAATCTTCCAAGACGGATTCATGAGATG ACTACAAAGGCTAAGGGAGTGCAACCTTCTAGGGCAGAAATTTATATTGACACTCGAACTCGAAAAGATGGAAGCATTATTACTGAAAAGACTACTATTGTAatt GatgaactaaaaaagaaaatggttgAAGCAGAGAGTTCGCAAAATTTAGAAAGCACTCAAGATTCTACTGATTGGACAAATGATATATATTCAAAAGTCAAAGGACCTGAAAAAAGAGGACGTGTGCGTTGTCTTGGCAAGCTTCCACATCAAGCAAGTTCATCTCAAAGCTCTTATACAAACAATAGAATTCAAAAGTTggagaatttgcttggaaaCCTTGTAGCTGTGCTTAAAGTACGATTTGCAGAAGATCCACAAATTAATCAAGTCTTAGAAGATATAGATCAAGAGGTATGA